A genome region from Haloactinospora alba includes the following:
- a CDS encoding RNA polymerase sigma factor — protein sequence MTDDTGARVEAVWRIEAPKVIAGLARMVDDIGLAEESAQDALVAALEQWPRSGVPENPGAWLMATAKRRAIDALRRRQRFDRKLSELGNELETQQPDVARDVAAALEEEIGDDVLTLVFTACHPVLSTPARVALTLRVLCGLTTGEIARAFLVPEPTVAQRIVRAKRTLVDRGVSFAVPCGQELTDRLPAVLEVLYLVFNEGYTATSGNEWSRPELCEEALRLGRMVAERIPGEPEAHGLVALLELQHSRSRARVGPGGEAVPLLEQNRGRWDQLLVRRGLAELERAHTLVRKRGATSGPYVLQADIAACHARAPRPEETNWPRIAALYTALAGVAPSPVVELNRAVALAMVFGPERGLDLVDELAGDPALRNYHLLPSVRGDLLVQLERFGEARAEFERAADLTRNERERALLLDRAAACAAGTATSAAAPPPTPSD from the coding sequence GTGACTGATGACACTGGTGCGCGGGTCGAGGCGGTGTGGCGGATCGAGGCTCCCAAGGTCATCGCCGGACTCGCCCGTATGGTTGACGACATCGGGCTGGCCGAGGAGTCGGCCCAGGACGCGCTGGTCGCCGCGCTGGAACAGTGGCCGCGTTCCGGTGTTCCGGAGAACCCGGGCGCCTGGCTCATGGCCACTGCCAAGCGTCGCGCGATCGACGCGCTGCGCCGACGGCAGCGGTTCGACCGGAAGCTCTCCGAACTCGGCAACGAGCTGGAGACCCAGCAGCCGGACGTGGCGCGCGACGTCGCGGCCGCCCTCGAGGAGGAGATCGGCGACGACGTGCTCACCCTGGTGTTCACGGCCTGCCACCCGGTGCTGTCCACCCCGGCCCGGGTGGCGCTCACCCTGCGCGTCCTCTGCGGTCTGACCACCGGAGAGATAGCGCGGGCGTTCCTCGTTCCGGAGCCGACCGTCGCGCAGCGCATCGTGCGGGCCAAACGCACCCTCGTCGACAGGGGAGTGTCCTTCGCCGTCCCGTGCGGTCAGGAGCTCACCGACCGGTTGCCCGCCGTGCTGGAAGTCCTCTATCTGGTGTTCAACGAGGGGTACACGGCTACTTCCGGAAACGAGTGGAGCCGTCCCGAGCTGTGTGAGGAGGCGTTGCGGCTCGGACGGATGGTGGCCGAACGCATTCCCGGGGAACCGGAGGCGCACGGGCTCGTCGCGCTGTTGGAGCTCCAGCACTCCCGTAGCCGCGCACGCGTCGGGCCGGGCGGGGAGGCGGTGCCGCTGTTGGAACAGAACCGCGGCCGTTGGGACCAGCTGCTGGTCCGCCGCGGGTTGGCGGAGCTGGAGCGCGCGCACACGTTGGTCCGGAAACGCGGCGCCACCTCGGGTCCCTACGTGTTGCAGGCCGACATCGCCGCCTGCCACGCCCGCGCCCCGCGTCCGGAGGAGACGAACTGGCCCCGCATCGCCGCCCTGTACACGGCGCTCGCGGGTGTCGCACCCTCCCCCGTCGTGGAACTGAACCGAGCGGTCGCCCTCGCGATGGTTTTCGGGCCCGAGCGGGGGCTGGACCTCGTCGACGAGCTCGCCGGGGACCCCGCGCTACGGAACTACCACCTGCTGCCGAGTGTGCGCGGCGACCTCCTCGTCCAGCTGGAACGGTTCGGTGAGGCCCGCGCCGAGTTCGAACGGGCGGCCGACCTCACCCGCAACGAGCGGGAGCGCGCCCTGCTGCTGGACCGCGCCGCCGCGTGCGCCGCCGGAACCGCCACGTCCGCGGCCGCCCCGCCGCCCACCCCGTCTGACTAG
- a CDS encoding MarR family winged helix-turn-helix transcriptional regulator, with product MSYELGQRCETALGTLLQRRMRVTLYEELVAGIGRGVDITSYPILSGLARLGPVTAGTLGAEVGLDRSGVSRHASRLETGGLVYRRQDPDDARNSLLVLTQEGERVVGLLRERLAGMFGEQLASWPREQAEQFVSGLERFVRESHHRSSANPQGEEPVSSGEAD from the coding sequence ATGAGCTACGAACTGGGACAACGCTGCGAGACAGCCCTAGGGACGCTGCTACAACGCCGGATGCGGGTCACCCTCTACGAGGAGCTGGTCGCGGGAATCGGCCGCGGGGTGGACATCACCTCCTACCCCATCCTCAGCGGCCTCGCCCGGTTGGGCCCCGTCACAGCCGGAACTCTCGGAGCCGAGGTGGGACTCGACCGTTCCGGTGTCAGCCGCCACGCGAGCCGCCTCGAAACGGGTGGACTGGTCTACCGGCGCCAGGACCCGGACGACGCGCGCAACTCCCTGCTCGTCCTGACCCAGGAGGGCGAACGCGTCGTCGGGCTGCTGCGGGAACGCCTCGCCGGGATGTTCGGGGAACAGCTCGCCTCCTGGCCGCGCGAACAGGCCGAGCAGTTCGTCTCCGGGCTGGAGCGCTTCGTGCGGGAGAGCCACCACCGCTCCAGCGCGAACCCGCAAGGGGAGGAACCGGTCTCCTCCGGGGAGGCCGACTGA
- a CDS encoding MDR family MFS transporter translates to MARYRSGTEPASSTTRLDPDTRRLVAVFLAGAVLPLLDTTIVNVALDRLAAVFHAPVSTIQWVVTGYAMATALAIPVSAWAVRRFGGRRMWLFSLATFLAGSVLCGLAPNVGILVASRVVQGIGGGMSMPVLQTLLVRSAGQRQARRAMAAIGFPTVIAPVVGPVIGGVIVDGASWRWVFLVNVPVCLVALVWAWRGVPPTESDGSARLDGPGLALLAPGLVALVYALSRATGPEELAGWPFLLSFAVSLVLLAVFGRYALRTVREPVMDLRLFTVPSFTGAALTLWLSGIVFYGSLVLLPLYYQQVPGYSVLGAGLVLASQGVGALLARSLSGRGTDRVGTRAIVLAGLVAAVMGTLPFAVLDGGLRAWLLAGLVVRGAGLGIVTVSVMGAAYHDVPRESVAHASAVSRILLQLGAALGAAAVTTVLAWQVDAGTAADLEHAYQVTFRWLLVATAVTAVPALALPGRHPGGR, encoded by the coding sequence ATGGCTCGGTACCGATCCGGGACGGAACCCGCTTCGTCAACCACGCGGTTGGACCCCGACACTCGTAGGCTCGTGGCGGTCTTCCTGGCGGGAGCGGTCCTTCCACTGCTGGACACGACGATCGTCAACGTCGCCCTGGACCGGCTCGCGGCCGTTTTCCACGCGCCGGTGTCCACGATCCAGTGGGTGGTCACCGGCTACGCCATGGCGACCGCGCTGGCGATCCCGGTGAGCGCGTGGGCGGTGCGACGGTTCGGCGGCAGGCGGATGTGGCTGTTCTCCCTGGCCACGTTCCTGGCCGGCTCCGTGCTGTGCGGCCTGGCCCCCAACGTGGGGATCCTGGTCGCCTCCCGGGTCGTTCAGGGGATCGGCGGGGGTATGTCCATGCCGGTGCTGCAGACGCTCCTGGTGAGATCGGCGGGCCAGCGGCAGGCCCGGCGCGCCATGGCCGCCATCGGCTTCCCCACCGTGATCGCTCCGGTGGTGGGTCCGGTCATCGGCGGAGTGATCGTCGACGGAGCGAGTTGGCGCTGGGTGTTCCTCGTCAACGTGCCGGTCTGCCTGGTCGCGCTCGTCTGGGCGTGGAGGGGCGTACCCCCGACCGAGTCGGACGGGAGCGCCCGGCTGGACGGTCCTGGCCTGGCCCTGCTCGCCCCCGGACTGGTCGCGCTGGTCTACGCCCTGTCCCGCGCCACCGGGCCGGAGGAACTGGCGGGCTGGCCGTTCCTGCTGTCGTTCGCCGTCTCCCTGGTGCTGCTGGCGGTGTTCGGACGTTACGCGCTGCGAACGGTACGGGAACCGGTCATGGACCTCCGGTTGTTCACCGTGCCCAGCTTCACCGGCGCGGCCCTGACACTGTGGCTGTCCGGAATCGTCTTCTACGGCAGTCTCGTGCTTCTTCCGCTGTACTACCAGCAGGTTCCCGGTTACTCGGTGCTCGGGGCAGGGCTCGTGCTCGCCTCGCAGGGCGTCGGGGCCCTGCTCGCGCGGTCGCTCTCCGGGAGGGGCACCGACCGGGTCGGGACGAGGGCCATCGTCCTGGCGGGCCTGGTCGCCGCGGTCATGGGGACGCTGCCCTTCGCCGTCCTCGACGGTGGCCTACGGGCCTGGCTTCTCGCCGGACTCGTCGTGCGTGGTGCCGGTCTCGGGATCGTGACCGTCTCGGTCATGGGGGCCGCTTACCACGACGTGCCCCGGGAATCGGTCGCGCACGCGAGCGCTGTCAGCCGCATCCTGCTGCAGCTCGGCGCCGCGCTGGGGGCCGCCGCTGTCACCACCGTGCTGGCCTGGCAGGTCGACGCCGGAACAGCGGCAGACCTGGAGCACGCCTACCAGGTCACGTTCCGGTGGCTGCTCGTGGCGACCGCCGTGACCGCCGTCCCCGCCCTGGCACTGCCCGGACGCCACCCGGGAGGACGGTGA
- a CDS encoding YciI family protein, which translates to MRFMMMIKGDASTEAGVMPTQQELDAMTAYNEELVRAGVMLSGEGLHPTSAGARVRFSDGQATVVDGPFSEAKEVVAGFWLLEVASRSEALEWARRCPVGGEGEIEVRQVFEASDFGEEFTPELREREESQRARIADQH; encoded by the coding sequence ATGCGGTTCATGATGATGATCAAAGGGGACGCGAGCACCGAGGCCGGGGTCATGCCCACCCAGCAGGAGCTCGACGCCATGACCGCCTACAACGAGGAGCTGGTCCGGGCCGGCGTGATGCTGTCGGGTGAGGGGCTGCACCCCACGTCGGCCGGGGCGCGGGTGCGGTTCTCGGACGGGCAGGCCACGGTGGTGGACGGCCCGTTCTCCGAGGCCAAGGAGGTCGTCGCCGGGTTCTGGCTGCTGGAGGTGGCCTCCCGGAGCGAGGCCCTCGAGTGGGCGCGGCGCTGCCCCGTCGGAGGGGAGGGCGAGATCGAGGTGCGGCAGGTGTTCGAGGCCTCGGACTTCGGCGAGGAGTTCACTCCCGAACTGCGGGAACGGGAGGAAAGCCAGCGCGCCCGCATCGCCGACCAGCACTGA
- a CDS encoding CU044_5270 family protein, with amino-acid sequence MDELRLLRDMDADTPPMDAEARFTARNRLSRAITGQERGRWSRLLPRRTAPRLAIASAALAVVAGGALVAVEASGDPAAPPDTSGTGTEATTASAKQALRDAADQARKDREHVPVPDRDQYIYTKEILEETPVGGGEIRTFTEENWDAVDPHANPSKVSERGDPRMIEPLPEESGRFPPVDYRKLAELPTDPGELLRDPDITALKPDGAELTADDYDMAYTNLIYLLHGWQVMPEDLRGAAFDALALVPDVTFQEGTVDARGRTGVGITREGGGTFPTPDIVLDAETHEYLGMRDTSTVEVDGEEQEVQQVSSLVDYGVVDSIDERP; translated from the coding sequence ATGGATGAGCTGCGGCTGCTACGCGACATGGACGCTGACACCCCGCCGATGGACGCGGAGGCCCGCTTCACCGCCCGCAACCGGCTGTCGCGCGCCATCACCGGACAGGAGCGCGGTCGCTGGTCCCGTCTGCTGCCGCGGCGGACCGCCCCGCGCCTGGCGATCGCCTCAGCGGCCCTGGCGGTGGTCGCCGGTGGCGCCCTGGTCGCCGTCGAGGCGAGCGGCGATCCCGCCGCACCCCCCGATACCTCCGGTACCGGGACGGAGGCGACCACGGCCAGCGCGAAACAGGCCCTGCGGGACGCCGCCGACCAGGCCCGGAAGGACAGGGAGCACGTTCCCGTCCCCGACCGGGACCAGTACATCTACACCAAGGAGATCCTGGAGGAGACGCCGGTGGGCGGCGGTGAGATCCGCACCTTCACGGAAGAGAACTGGGACGCCGTCGACCCGCACGCCAACCCGTCGAAGGTCAGTGAACGCGGCGATCCGCGGATGATCGAGCCGCTACCGGAGGAGTCGGGAAGATTTCCCCCCGTGGACTACCGGAAGCTGGCCGAGCTCCCCACCGATCCCGGGGAGCTGCTGCGCGACCCCGACATCACCGCCCTCAAGCCGGACGGCGCGGAGCTGACCGCTGACGACTACGACATGGCGTACACGAACCTCATCTACCTGCTGCACGGTTGGCAGGTCATGCCGGAGGACCTGCGCGGGGCCGCGTTCGACGCGCTGGCGCTGGTACCCGACGTCACGTTCCAGGAGGGGACCGTGGACGCGCGGGGCAGGACCGGCGTCGGCATCACTCGCGAGGGAGGGGGCACGTTCCCCACCCCGGACATCGTGTTGGACGCCGAGACCCACGAGTACCTCGGAATGCGCGACACGTCGACCGTGGAGGTCGACGGTGAGGAGCAGGAGGTGCAGCAGGTCTCGTCGCTAGTGGACTACGGCGTGGTCGACAGCATCGACGAACGCCCCTGA